The following is a genomic window from Gymnodinialimonas ceratoperidinii.
GTGGAATCGGCTTTGGTGAAGAGGGCATCGACAGATGGCATGGGGGATACTCTTTGATCGTGGAAGTTTGGTCAGGCGGGCTCGGCTCGTCGATGCGCGGCCAGATTGGCTTCCAACGAGGTGAAAAATCGTTGCGCGCAGCATGTTTCACCAACACCCCTGCACGGGATTGGTTCCCGTCAGGGATGGTTGAGTTTGTGGAGAGGTGCGGGGTTGGTGAGGGCACGGTCTGCTGTGGGACTAACAGGTAGGTGAGCGCTGCACCGCTACACGCACGGATCACGTCGCGAGAGGTCCGCGCCATTGCGGCAACACGCCCCGGCCTCATCGACCTCCAAACGCGACGGAGAAACTTGTCTGCGCGCCGCCGGGCGGCGGTGGGAACGGTGCGGCGCGCCGGACGATCGACAACGCCGCGCGGTCCAGTTCGGCATTGCCGGAAGACCGCGCGATGCTGGCACCCGCGAGGCCCCCGTTCGAGGCGATGCGGAAGGCAACCACCGCATCGGGCCCCGTATGACGCAGGCGGGGTCGCCCCTGCCGCGAGATGCGCCGCATCACCTGGCCGGGGTAATTGGCGACGGCGGCGGCGTTGCCCGGCTGCGCAGTGGGCTGCTGCGGCGCAGGGGCCGTTGCCGTGGCGGTGCCCGCCTCCGTCCCTGTCGCGGATCCCCGGGTCGTGTTGCTTGCGCCGTTTCCGGTGGCGGCAGGTGGCTGCGGTTGCGGGCGCGGTCGGGCGACCTGCGGCCGCTGCGGCGCGGGCGGCGGGGCGAGGTTCTCGGGGCGCGCGGCGGGTCGCGGGCTGGTCAGGGGCGTCAGAAGCTCGGCCTCGGTCTCGGGCACGGCGCGCGCGGCCTCGGGGCGCGAGGTCTCGGCCCTTGGTGTGGCACTGGCGGCAGCCGCGCGAAGCGGCTCGGCAGCAGCGGGAGATGCCGGAGTGGCCGCAACCGCGCTCGACGTCGCGCTGGCAACGGGACTGTCGGGCATCGGCTCGACCCGCGCGGTGGTGTCGGGGCTTGCCGGCTCGGGTGGCACAGCGTTGACCGACGCTTCGGCCACCTCTCTCTCGGCGCTGTTGGAGGCCTCCATCACCTCGGCGCGCTCTGCCGTGTCCGGGGTCTCGGCCTCCTGCGCCTCCGCCTCGGCAGGCCGCGCCGCGTCAGTCACCACCTCCACCGGCTCCGTCAGCTCGGGCCGCGCCGTTCCGGGCATGCCGGCCACCATGTCGGCGAATGAGGTGCCGAGCCGCGCGGGCGCGGGTTCCCCTCCCCCGTCGAGTTCCACGGTTTCCGGTGCAATCCAGCCGCTGCCCGCGATATGGGCACCGCCCGACAACAGGATGGCCGCCGCCGCCCCGACCATGCGCCGGGGCGTCATTGCAGCCCCCGCTCGGTGACGACCCAGACTTCCTCGGCCCCCGCTTCACGCAGGCTGCGCGACAGGCTTACCAGTTCGGACGCGGGCAGCTCTCGGTCCGGCACCAGCCGCAAGATCGGGCCGGTTTCGGCCAGCGCCTCGGGCGTGATGCTGCGCCCGTCGAGCAGGAGGCTTCCGTCCGCCAGCACCACCGCCGCATCGGGCGGCGCGCGGCCTTCTAGCTCGTCTGTTTCCACAAGGCGGACCCTCGGGTCGAGCGGCGCGGCGATCGTGCCCGCGATCAGGAAGAAGACCAGCATGAGGAAAACCACGTTGATCAGGGCGATGGTCGGCTCTCGCGGGGTGCGGGGCTTGGATTGGCGCTGCGACATGTCGTTACTCCAGCACCACGACCGAAAGGTCGGGTATCCCGTCCAGCGCGACCAGCAGGTCCACCAGCCGTTGCGATGTTACCTCCGCCGCGGCGCTGACCAGAAGCGTCGTGGTACCGTCCATCAGCCCCGCGATCTCGCCCTCCAGCGCGTCGAGCGTGGTCTCGGATGCATTAAGCGTCAGCCGCTCGGCGCCCAGTCTCAGGAACAGCGGCCGGGCGTCATCCGTTGGAGCGGACGCGCCCGCGCCGGCGGCTGAGAGCCGGATTTCCGAGAACCGCGTGAAGGTGGAGGTCAGCATGAAGAACAACAATAAAAGGAAGATCACGTCGATCAGCGAGGTGAGAGAAAGCGCCCGGCGGCGCGTTCGGGCCGCCCTAACTGGCATGGGGGACCAGGGCGGCGTGAGGCTCGGCGGCGCCGGTCCGCGCGCTGCTGACGGGGCAGAAGGCGCGGCGGATCAGGCCGTCGGCCATCGCGCGTTCGGCTTCGGTCCGGGTCTCGAACCACGTCAGGATAAGCGCCGTGGGCATGGCCACCGCAAGGCCCGCCGCCGTGGTCATCAGCGCCACCCAGATCCCGCCCGCAAGGATTGACGGATCGACGCTGTCGCCCGCCTCCTGCAACGCCTGAAACGCGTCGATCATGCCCAAAACCGTGCCGAAGAGGCCCAGAAGAGGCGCGACCTGCGCGATGCTGTCGAGCAGGCGGAAGCCAGTTTCCAACCGGTCGAGCCGCTCGGCGGCCTCGACCTCGACGCGGGCCTGATAGGTCTCCGGGTCCGCGGCCTCCATCCGGTCGAGCATCTGCACCGCCAGCGGCGCGAGATGGCTGCGACTGTCGCCGAGCAACTGCCGCGCACGCGCCCCCTCACCGCGATCCAGCGCGGCGGAGGCGCGACGCAGGCGGTCATGGCGACCGACGCCGGCCTGCACGAACTGGCCGATCTTGTAGATAACAACCGCCAGCGAGATCAGCGACATCGCCAGCAGGATGGCGACGACCGGCCCGCCCAGATCGACAAGGCCGGTGAGGTTGGACAGCGCGATATCCAGCGTCATCCGATCACCTCCACCCCGTCCACCCGCGACACCGGGCTGAGCGCGGCCTGACACGTCTCGGGGTCCACCCCCTCTCCCTCGCAGGCATCGACACCGTTGAACAGGATCCGGCCGAGGTCCGCGCAGGCAAGCCCGGCCATGTCGAACTCCCGCACCCTCGGGCGGGCCGTCGGCAAGTCGCCGAGGTCGAAAAGCGTCAACCTCTCGACCCCGCCGGAGGTATCGAAAAGGACGGTCTCGAACACGATGCTTGCCACGTCGCGGTCCATGTTGTTCTGCGCCAGAAAGGTCAGGCGGCAGGCGTTGTCGAGCGGCACCACGCGGTTCAGCTCGACCACCAGCGCGCCGGAGCTGTCCTGTGCCATGGCCCCCAAAGGGAGGGCCATGGCGAGGGCAAGAAGGGTTGCCGTGAGTTGGCGTTTCATCGACATCTCCTCAGAAATTCCACACGCGCGCGACGGTGAACCGACCCGTCAGACCGCGCCCGTTTTCCTGATCGAGGGCATTGCGGTAGGTGCGGTCGAGGACGTTGTCGACGCCGACGCGGAACTCCAGCCCTTCCAGCGCGCCCTCTTGCGGCGCGTAGCTGGCAAAGACGTCGTGGGTCGCATAGCCGCCGTAGCGGTTCTGGGCGGTGCCGCGCGCGCCTTCGTAGTCGATGTCAGCATAGGCGTTCATCGTCCAGCCGAAGCCGAAACCGGTGGCCGCGTCACGGCGCCCGACGGTTAGGCTCAGGCTGTCCTGGGGCAATTGCGACCAGACCTCGTCGTCGGTCAGGTTGCGCCCCTCGATCAGCGTGGCGGCGAAGTTGGCGTACCATGCATCGGCGGCATACGCCGCTTCCAGCTCGACGCCGTAGATCTCGGCCTCGCCCACATTGATCCGCTCGGACCCGCCATCGGGGCCGGGGGTGATCAGGTCTTCGACGTAGGTATAGAAGCCGGTCACGCGGGCATCGAAGGCATCACTCGCGCTCGCCAGCCCTGTCGTCGAATAGGTGAAGCCCAACTCGAAGCTGCTTGCCGTCTCCGGGTCCAGCTCTCCGGCGGCAGTGCGGCCGGACGCAAGCCCCGGCGGGCGTGGCGTGCTGTAGGAGAACAGCTCGTCCAGGTTCGGCGCGCGTTGGGTCTGCGAGAGCGAGCCGAACAACCCCCATTCGCCGCCGAAGTCATAGGTGAAGGCGAGCTTCGGCGAGAACGAGATCACCTCGGAGGTCTCGATCCCGTCGTCCAGTGTCGATCCGGGGTTGTCGGCACCGGGCTCGTTCCGCGCCCATTCCAGGCGGACGCCCGGCACCAGCACAAGTCCATTGCCGAAGTCGAACTCGGCCTGGGCGAAAGCGGCGACGCGCGTGCCGGTGCCTTCGTTGTGGAACGGGACAGTGCCCGAGACCGCGGCCTCGGCCGTCCGTTCCTGCTGGCTAAGGGTAACGCCGTAGATCAACGTGCCCGCGGTGTCGCCAAGTGCGAAGTCCGTGGTCACGCGGCTGTCGAGCGACAGGGTCGCATAGCCGTAGTCGGCATCCTCGAACAGGACGTTGGGGATCGGCGCGGTAGAATTCTCCTGCGCGATCTGCGTAGTCGAATAGGCAAGCGTCACTTCAAGGTCGCCGAACGCCTCGGCGGAGGTGTAGATCGCGCTGAAGGTCTGGTCCGTTGTGTCGCGGTCGATCTGGCCGAAGAAGCCTCCCGACCCGGTCTGCTCGTATTCGGTATCGTCGAGGTCGCTGTTCCACGCCTCGTAGATCACGCGCAGCGAACGCGAGCCCGAGAAGTGGTAGGTGCCGCTGACCACGCCTGAAATCGCGTCGAAGGCGGAGCCGGCAATCACCTCTCCGTCGCCGTCGACGTAATCATCGGCTTGGCGGTAGTTGAGGTTGGCGAAGACATCGAGGTTCTCGCCAACGCGCGCGGCATAGCGCAGGGCCGCGTTGCCGCCCGCGCCGTTGGTCTCTCCGCCGAGCGAGAAGCGGAACTGGCTGGTCTGTCCCTCGGTCAGGTAATCATCCGCGTCACAGGTCTCGAACCGGATCACGCCACCGATGGCGCCCGCCCCGTAGAGCGTGGCCGAGGCCGGGCCGCGCAGGACCTCGATGTTGCAGTGCAGGTTCGGGTCCGAGAAGAACGAGCCGATGCGATACTGCTCGTAATACTGGGTTGCCCCGTCCTGCAGGACGACAACGCGCCCCTCGTCGCCCGCGGGGACTTCCCCCCAACCACGGATGTTGAACGACTGGCCCAACGGCCGGTCGGACCCGATGGCTTGCACGCCCGGCACCTCGTCGAAGATCTCGCCGACCGTCGTGGCCTGTTGGCGTTCGATCTCGTCCTGATCGATGACCGTCACGGCCTGTGGTGTGTCCAGAGCCACCTGATCGGTGCCCCATCCGAATACGATCCGTCCCAAAGGTGTCGTCGTCTCCTGCGCGTGGACGGGAGCGGCCATGGCAGCCAACACGAGCGCCATGGCGGTCGTGGTCCCGAAACACGCGCGTCCCGTATGATGTTCCATCATACCCCTCGCGCTTTTTGATGTTGTTGTTGAAGAGCTGGCCTGTCTTCCGGGCTGGCAAACCGTGGGGGAGCTGCGAATTTTCGCGGCGATCTACCTGCGGCACTTGCGCTGGCTACTATACCTGATTAAAAAGGTCAACAATAGGCAGCAACAAGATTGCAGGCCTGTGAATATGTGCCAGCCTGGTCGCTTCGAGACCGAGCAAGCCTCTGAACCCCAATAAAGAAATACCAGAGAGGCACATTCATGAGTGCACGTGAACTCCATTTCCCCGAAGCGATACGAGCAGAGGTTCTCGACAAGCCCAAGGCGCGCCCGCGCGAACTTGCCGATAGCCTCGGGATCAGCGAAGGGGCCCTCGTGGCCGCCCATGTCGGCCATGGTGCCACGCCCCTGCAGGCCGCGCCGAACGACCTGATACCGGCGGTCTGCGGCCTCGGCGAAGTCATGGCGCTGACCCGCAACGAGAGCGCGGTGCACGAGAAGATCGGCGTCTACGACAATTTCCACGCGGGCGATCATGCCTCGATGGTCCTGACCGAGAATATCGACCTGCGGATGTTCCCGAAGCACTGGGTCCATGCCTTCGCGGTCGAGAAACAGGTCGACGGGGCCACGCGCCGCTCGATCCAGGTTTTCGACGCGGCGGGGGATGCGGTCCACAAGGTGATCCTGCGGGACGGCTCGGACGTCGATGCATGGCACAAGCTGCTGCGCGAGTTGGAGGGGCCAGAGGCCGCGCCCGCCTTCGCCGAGCGTGAACCGGTTGAGGGCCCCAAGGGCGATGCGGCGAAGGCTGATATCCTGCGGCAGGAATGGGCGAAGATGACCGACACCCACCAGTTCCTGCGCCTGACCTCGAAGTTGAAGATGAACCGACTGGGTGCCTACCGGATCGCCGGCGCGCCCTTTGCCGAGGCGCTCGAGCCCTCGGCCCTCGACACGGCCTTGCGGGCGATCGCCGAGGACGAAGCGCCGATCATGCTCTTCGTCGGCAATCGGGGCTGCATCCAGATCCATTCCGGCCCGATCTTCGAGCTGATGCCGATGGGACCGTGGCAGAACGTCATGGATCCCGGCTTCAACCTGCATCTGCGGGCTGATCACGTGGCCGAGGTCTGGCTGGTCGAGAAACCCACCAAGCGCGGCCCTGCCCTCTCCATCGAGGCCTTTGACGCGCAGGGCATGCTGATCCTGCAGTGCTTCGGCCAGCGCAAGGAGGGGATCGAGGACAACACGGCGCGGTTCCGCGCCATCGCCGAAACGCTGCCGAGTCTCGCCGCAGAGGAGGTGCTGGCATGATTGCGCGCGCAGCCTTGAAACGACTGACGCCGGCGAGCCTGGCGATCATCATGACGGCGAGCCTCCTGCTGGCCTTTATCGTCGGCCCGGCCCGCGCGCAGGATGACGCGCCGCGCGTCGTCGCCGTGGGCGGCTCGGTCACCGAGATCATCTACGAACTGGGGATGGAACACCTGCTGGTTGCCCGCGACACGACATCGAGCTGGCCGCCGGAAGTGACCGAATTGCCGGACGTGGGCTATATGCGCGCCCTGAGCCCCGAGGGGCTCCTGTCTGTCCGGCCCGACCTCATCATCGCCGAAGCAGGCTCCGGCCCGCCCGAGGCGATCGACGTGCTGGACAGCGCCGAGGTGGCCTTTGTCGAAGTCCCCGAGAGCTTCGACGCGGCGGGCGTGCGTGCCAAGATCCTAGCCGTGGCCGAGGCGCTCGACGTGCCCGAGGCTGGCGTGGCTCTGGCCGCGCGGGTCGAGGCAGAGCTTGAGGCCGTCGCGGCGGTGATCGGCGGGGACGCTCCGCGGGTTCTCTTCATCCTGTCGATGCAGAACGGCCGCGTCATGGCGTCGGGCACCGGCACGGCCGCCTCCGGCATCATCGAGCTTGCGGGCGGGCGAAATGCCGTCGACGCCTTCGAGGGCTACCGGCAGTTGACCGACGAGGCCGTGCTTTCCGCCGCCCCCGACGTCATCCTCATGATGGACCGGGACGGCGACCATGCCGCGGCGAACGCGGATCTCTTCGCGCATCCGGCCCTCGGCCTGACACCCGCTGCCGAGACCGGCCGCGTCGTGCGGATCGACGGGTTGCTCCTGCTCGGGTTCGGTCCGCGGACGCCCGCGGCGGTGACCCTCTTGGCGGAAGCGCTCGGCACGGTGGAGGGATAACTTTGGCCCTGGTCGAAACCCTCAGGGGCGTTGCCTCGGACGTCGCCTCCGGCGCGGCTGCCGGCGATCGCGACGCGCTCGCGCGGGCCTGTTGCGCGATCCTCGTGCTGCTGCTCGTCGTGGTCAGCCTCGCCAGCCTGACGACCGGCGCCTCCGGCATTTCGCTGATCGATGTGACCCGGTCGTGGACCTCGGGCGAGCCGTTGGATCTCGTGACGCGAACGGTGCTGTGGGACATTCGTGTGCCGCGGCTGCTGATGGGCATTCTGGTGGGGGCGGCGCTGGCCGTCTCGGGCGCTGTGATGCAGGGCCTTTTCCGCAACCCGCTGGCCGATCCCGGCCTTGTCGGTATCGGCGCGGGCGCGGGGCTTGGCGCGATCACGGCCATCGTCCTGGGCGGCTTCTTCCCCATCGTGCTGCAGGAGGCCATCGGCTTCTACCTCGTCCCCTTCGCCGCGTTCTTCGGTGGATGGGCCAGCACGATCCTGCTCTACGTCGTCTCGACCAGCCGCGGGCGCACCTCGGTCGCCGTGATGTTGCTGGCCGGGATCGCCCTGGGCGCGCTGAGCGGTGCGATCTCGGGCGTCCTGGTCTACATGGCCGACGATCAGCAATTGCGGGACCTGACCTTCTGGGGCCTCGGATCGCTGGCCGGCGCCACATGGACCAAGCTGCTCGTGGCGGGCCCGCTCATCCTCCTCGCCCTGCTGGCGTCCCCCTTCCTCGCCGCCAGCCTGAACGGGTTAGCCTTGGGCGAAGCAGCTGCCGCGCATCTGGGCATTCCCGTGCAGCGCATGAAGACAGTCGCGATTCTGACCGTGGCCGCCGCTGTCGGGGCGGCGGTCGCCGTCTCCGGCGGCATCGGCTTCATCGGGATCGTGGTGCCGCACCTGTTGCGCATCGCGGTCGGCCCCGACCATCGTTTCCTGCTGCCCAACGCCGCCCTCCTCGGGGCGTCGTTGCTCATCATCGCGGACATGATCTCGCGCACCATCATTGCACCGGCGGAGCTTCCCATCGGCATCGTCACGGCGACGATCGGCGGGCCGTTCTTCCTGTGGATCCTGCTGCGCAACCGCTCTCTGCTGGACATGTGACCCCGATGCTTTCCACCGAACAGATCACCGTCCAACTCGGGCGCAAACCGATCCTCCATGGCATAGACATGGCCGCCCCTGCCGGGGCCTTCACGGCAATCGTCGGCCACAACGGCTCGGGCAAGACGACGCTGCTCAGGGCGATCACCCAGGAGGTCGACTATGGCGGCCGGGTTCTGCTTGACGGCAGGGATATCCGGGGGCTGCAGGGGTGGGAACTTGCCGCGCGCCGGGCCGTCCTGCCGCAAGCCTCGCGTATCTCGTTCCCCTTCACGGTGCGCGAGATCGTGCGCCTTGGCCTGATGGCCGGCCGCGACGGCGCCGACCGGACGCTCCCCTCCAAGGCGCTCGCGCGCGTCGGCCTCGCGGGGTTCGAGGGCCGCTACTACCACGAGCTGTCAGGCGGCGAGCAACAGCGCGCACAGCTGGCCCGCGTCCTCTGTCAGGTCTGGGAGCCGGTCGCCGAGGGCGCCCCGCGCTGGCTCCTGCTGGACGAGCCTGTCTCCAGCCTCGATATCGGCCACCAGCTGGAAGTGATGGAGATCGTCCGCGACTACGCAGAAGCCGGCGGCGGCGTGATCGCCGTCATGCACGACCTCAACCTGACCTCGATGTTCGCCGATCACGTCGTGTTGCTGGCAGGGGGCCGATGCTTGGCCTCCGGCGCGCCAGCGGATGTCTTCACGGACCAGACCCTCAGCGCCGCCTACGGCTGCAACCTGAGGGTAAATTTCACCCCGCGGGGTCCCGCCACCTGGCTCCTTCCCCACTCCGCCCGACGCGTCGGGTAGGCGGGCGCTGACATGTCCGTGGCCAGCCGCACGAAGCGCCGAAATCAAGCGCAGGCAGCGGACCACTCGACAAATGTGCTTGGCAACCGATCCTGAAGCCACAGCCATCGCGACAAGTTGCCCTGACTTGGAAAACTCACTTTGCATTATCTTATAAAATTAGTCAGGTATGCGTGCATAGGGCGAGTCAGCCCTTCCAGATGCAAGGGTGACACGATGGACCGCTATGATCGGGATGGATGTTGCAACAGGCGGCGAGAGCTTCTGTTGGATTGCATCTGCTCTGACATCGATCCATCGCCGTCCTTCGAATTCCTCACTGACTCAATTACATCGACCCAGCCCGTGCCCATGCCCCAGCCAGTCGATCCAACTGACCGCACCAAAAGGGACACAGCGCGATGAAACGCACGATACTCATGACAACTGCCCTCGTCACATGCGTGGCAGGCAATGCGATGGCTCAGGACGCCGCAGAGGTGTTGGACACCTATGCCGATATCGCGGCAGCAAGTTACGAAGACAGCCTGATCACAGCACAGGCGTTGCAAGGGGCGGTCGCTGACCTGGTTTCATCTCCCTCTGCCGAGAACCTACAGGCGGCGCGCGCTGCATGGCTGGCGGCCCGGGTGCCCTACCAGCAGACCGAAGTGTACCGCTTCGGCAATGCCATCGTGGACGATTGGGAAGGTCGCGTGAATGCCTGGCCGCTGGACGAAGGTCTGATCGATTACGTGGACGGCAGCTATGGCGGCCCCAACGACGAGAACGAGTTCGCAGCACTGAACGTCATCGCCAACGCGTCCTTCACGCTTTCCGGCACGGAGATCGACGCCAGCGCGATCACGCCTGCCTTGCTGGAAGAGACGCTCCACGAGGCCGACGGGATCGAGGCGAACGTGGCGACGGGCTATCACGCCATCGAGTTCCTGCTCTGGGGGCAGGACCTGAACGGCCACGGTGCGGGCGCGGGGAACCGTCCCTGGACGGATTTCGCGACCGGCGCCGATTGCACCGGTGGCAATTGCGACCGTCGTGCCGAGTATCTGACGGCTGCGACAGACCTTCTGGTGAGTGATCTGGAATGGATGGCTGCCCAATGGGTTGACGGCGGCGAGGCCCGCGCCACGCTCATGGCCGACCCGGACGCCGGGATCAGTGCCATGCTGACGGGCATGGGCTCGCTCTCCTACGGGGAAGTCGCCGGGGAACGGATGCGTCTGGGCGTTATGCTCAACGACCCGGAGGAGGAGCATTCCTGTTTCGCTGACAACACCCACAACGACCACTATCTTGACGGGCTTGGCGTTCAGAACGTCTATCTCGGCGAATATGTCCGGGCCGATGGCACCGTCGTCAGCGGTCCGTCCCTGTCCGATCTGGTCGCGGCCTCCAACCCTGATCTCGACGCGGAGATGCGGGTGCGTCTGTCCGAGACGATGCGAGAGCTTGGCCAGATCGTCCTCGCCGCAGAGGCGGGCTTTGCCTACGACCAGATGCTCGAGCGCGGCAATGAGGCAGGTGAGGCGCTGGTCATGGGCGGCGTGAATGGCTTCATCGCCCAGACCCAGACGATCGAACGGATCGTGGTGGAGCTTGGCCTCGATGCGATTGCATTCGAAGGGTCCGACAGCCTCGACAATCCTTCCGCCGTCTTCGAGTAATCTGGACCCAGGGTGAAGCGGCAACCTGTGCTGCTTCACCCGCTACCCATGGACGCCCATGAACAAACCCCTCCTCTTCCTCGTATGTGCCACGGCGATTGCCGTGGGTATCGCCGCGCAAAGCGACACTGCGCCGGTGCCCGCATGGGAGGGGCTTGCCGACGTCCATCTGGACGTCATCCCGCGCACGGATGAAGAACGTGCCCGCATCGCCGCGGTGACGGCCCCGCCCGAGGACTTCACGGTCGCCTTGCCGTTCGAGGAAAACTCCGCCGGAGCGGGGACGGTGCGACCCCGACCCAACGCCGATGCTTTCTCTCAACCGCTGGACAACCTCAGCTTCGAGGATGAGCTGAACTTTCGCGTCGGAAACGGCCTTTTCCGCAGGCTGTGGGTCACGCCGCCCGCGTCGACTTTGGCCAGTGACGGGTTGGGGCCGCTCTACAATGCCCGCTCCTGCCAACGATGCCACCTGAAGGATGGGCGCGGGCATCCGCCAGAAGGCCCCGACGACAGTCCGGTGTCGATGTTCCTGCGCATCTCCATTCCGGCGCCCAGCTTCGACGGCGGCGCCATCTCGGAGATTGCCGACTTCATCGCAACCCAGCCCGACCCGAACTACGGCACTCAGATGCAGGACTTCAGCCTGCCGGGCCATGCCCCGGAATACACGCTCGAGATCGAGTACCAGGACATTGACGTGGCGCTTTCGGGCGGCGAAACCGCCACGCTGCGACACCCCACTTACACCGCCGGCAATCTCGGTTATGGCCCGCTCCATCCCGACGCGATGCTGAGCCCTCGTGTCGCCAACCAGATGATCGGCCTTGGCTTGCTGGAGGCGATCCCGGCCCACGATATCCTCGCCAATGCCGACCCTGACGATATGGACGGCGACGGTATCTCGGGCAGACCGCAGATTGTCTGGTCGCTGGAGTTCGATCAGCCAATGTTGGGTCGCTTTGGCCACAAGGCGGGCAACCCCACGATCCGCGAACAAGGCGCCGCGGCGTTTGCCGGTGACATCGGAATTTCCAATTCGTTGCACCCGGATGGTTGGGGCGAATGTACCGTGGACCAGACCGATTGCCGCGCCGCGGTCCACGGGGGCGATCCCGAGCAGGATGGGTTCGAGATCGACGATATCGGCCTCGACCTGGTGACGTTCTATAGCCAGAACCTTGCCGTGCCGGCGCGGCGCGATGTCGATGACCCAACCGTGCTGAGGGGCCTCGAGGTCTTCCACACCGCTCAATGCGCAGCCTGCCATACGCCTGCCTTCGTTACCCACAGGCAGGAAGGCGACCCGGCCACCAGTTTCCAATTGATCTGGCCTT
Proteins encoded in this region:
- a CDS encoding di-heme oxidoredictase family protein yields the protein MNKPLLFLVCATAIAVGIAAQSDTAPVPAWEGLADVHLDVIPRTDEERARIAAVTAPPEDFTVALPFEENSAGAGTVRPRPNADAFSQPLDNLSFEDELNFRVGNGLFRRLWVTPPASTLASDGLGPLYNARSCQRCHLKDGRGHPPEGPDDSPVSMFLRISIPAPSFDGGAISEIADFIATQPDPNYGTQMQDFSLPGHAPEYTLEIEYQDIDVALSGGETATLRHPTYTAGNLGYGPLHPDAMLSPRVANQMIGLGLLEAIPAHDILANADPDDMDGDGISGRPQIVWSLEFDQPMLGRFGHKAGNPTIREQGAAAFAGDIGISNSLHPDGWGECTVDQTDCRAAVHGGDPEQDGFEIDDIGLDLVTFYSQNLAVPARRDVDDPTVLRGLEVFHTAQCAACHTPAFVTHRQEGDPATSFQLIWPYTDMLLHDMGEGLADNRPEGRATGREWRTAPLWGIGMTETVSGHTYFLHDGRARNLLEAVLWHGGEAEASRDAVVAMPPADRAALITFLESL
- a CDS encoding imelysin family protein, whose translation is MKRTILMTTALVTCVAGNAMAQDAAEVLDTYADIAAASYEDSLITAQALQGAVADLVSSPSAENLQAARAAWLAARVPYQQTEVYRFGNAIVDDWEGRVNAWPLDEGLIDYVDGSYGGPNDENEFAALNVIANASFTLSGTEIDASAITPALLEETLHEADGIEANVATGYHAIEFLLWGQDLNGHGAGAGNRPWTDFATGADCTGGNCDRRAEYLTAATDLLVSDLEWMAAQWVDGGEARATLMADPDAGISAMLTGMGSLSYGEVAGERMRLGVMLNDPEEEHSCFADNTHNDHYLDGLGVQNVYLGEYVRADGTVVSGPSLSDLVAASNPDLDAEMRVRLSETMRELGQIVLAAEAGFAYDQMLERGNEAGEALVMGGVNGFIAQTQTIERIVVELGLDAIAFEGSDSLDNPSAVFE